In Paracoccus aminophilus JCM 7686, a single window of DNA contains:
- a CDS encoding phage tail tube protein, which yields MAKPKTYSGSLVAIYLEGAVAGQFTRPCGLTQHSVSFTKNMNEVDVPDCDDPDLPAWIEREVSSLDFSGNGSGVLAVGAVDTWWEAFESKESIPARVYIGKPDDVQNGRYWAGNIHVSSFEVTGNKGEKAQVSIAFASDGEMTFHNITAP from the coding sequence ATGGCTAAGCCGAAAACCTATTCCGGGTCGCTCGTGGCGATCTACCTCGAAGGCGCGGTCGCCGGGCAGTTCACACGTCCGTGCGGTCTGACACAGCATTCCGTGTCATTCACGAAGAACATGAACGAGGTCGATGTGCCGGACTGCGATGATCCGGACCTGCCGGCGTGGATCGAGCGCGAGGTTTCCTCACTCGATTTCTCTGGCAATGGTTCCGGCGTGCTTGCGGTCGGAGCTGTCGATACCTGGTGGGAAGCCTTCGAATCGAAGGAATCTATCCCGGCCCGGGTCTATATCGGCAAGCCGGATGATGTTCAGAATGGGCGTTATTGGGCTGGCAATATTCATGTCAGTTCGTTCGAGGTCACCGGCAATAAAGGCGAAAAGGCGCAGGTCTCGATCGCCTTTGCCTCTGACGGCGAAATGACCTTCCATAACATCACGGCACCCTGA
- a CDS encoding DUF3168 domain-containing protein, whose product MRAGRKLRVMVIARIEAAVPALAGRVYDRPTEKAAAPYAALGPSDWRPDDAECIAGRVISLQIDVWEKTESKGALEDLTDDVAACLKGWADTDALTMHPIEIALVRVMDDPDPDWVHGVVQIEVEVEE is encoded by the coding sequence GTGAGGGCCGGTCGCAAGCTGCGGGTCATGGTCATCGCCCGGATTGAGGCGGCTGTGCCCGCGCTCGCGGGACGGGTCTATGACCGCCCCACCGAAAAAGCCGCCGCACCCTATGCCGCGCTTGGACCGAGCGATTGGCGGCCAGACGATGCAGAGTGCATCGCGGGTCGCGTGATCTCGCTCCAGATCGATGTTTGGGAGAAAACCGAGAGCAAGGGCGCGCTCGAGGATCTGACCGATGATGTCGCCGCTTGCCTCAAGGGCTGGGCCGATACCGACGCGCTCACCATGCATCCGATCGAGATCGCGCTCGTTCGCGTCATGGATGACCCCGATCCGGATTGGGTCCATGGCGTGGTCCAGATCGAGGTCGAGGTAGAGGAGTAG
- a CDS encoding gene transfer agent family protein, whose protein sequence is MREPEFLNWAGGEHPFLHRIGELLALEKSCDSTTGEIYERLGSSLVGALRWGVRDVSETIRLGLIGGGMDPGKARELTLGAISSFGLMALAPTALAALYGSLRGDDEEVVPDGDGLPQDEKKTHRKARS, encoded by the coding sequence ATGCGCGAGCCGGAGTTCCTCAACTGGGCAGGAGGGGAGCATCCCTTCCTGCACCGTATCGGTGAATTGCTGGCTCTGGAAAAGTCATGCGATTCCACAACCGGCGAAATCTATGAGCGCCTTGGCTCCTCGCTGGTCGGGGCGCTGCGATGGGGTGTGCGCGATGTCAGCGAGACGATTCGCCTTGGCCTGATCGGCGGCGGGATGGATCCCGGAAAGGCACGCGAGCTAACTCTCGGTGCGATTTCATCTTTTGGCCTCATGGCTCTAGCCCCGACCGCCCTGGCAGCGCTTTATGGGTCGCTGCGCGGCGACGATGAAGAGGTGGTGCCGGATGGGGACGGTCTGCCGCAGGACGAAAAAAAAACACACCGCAAGGCTAGATCCTGA
- a CDS encoding phage head closure protein, with translation MTAGKLDRRIAFQSPIEGKDADGKVVQAWFDEFTLWAGVRYLKGGEAVMQARLAARAPVLIIIRRSSDAARITNAWRCLFDNEVYHVKELPRMTEDRAYLEFLAEAVITP, from the coding sequence ATGACCGCGGGCAAACTCGATCGCCGCATTGCCTTCCAGTCGCCGATCGAGGGCAAGGATGCCGACGGCAAGGTCGTGCAGGCATGGTTCGATGAGTTCACGCTTTGGGCAGGGGTTCGCTATCTCAAAGGCGGCGAGGCGGTGATGCAGGCTCGGCTGGCCGCGCGGGCACCCGTCCTGATCATCATTCGCCGGTCGAGTGATGCGGCCCGGATCACCAATGCCTGGCGCTGTCTCTTTGACAACGAGGTTTATCATGTGAAGGAGCTGCCCCGCATGACGGAGGATCGCGCCTATCTCGAGTTCCTCGCCGAAGCGGTGATCACGCCGTGA
- a CDS encoding HK97-gp10 family putative phage morphogenesis protein: MVNSSGLKLKLSAIPVKVLEAVKSQMEAYANQIVGEMRMLAPVLAEPDPRRTPGALRNSIGWTWGKAPKGAMTIAEVKGNKIEGLFITIYAGTRSKSLGGNDAYYARWVEFGTKGAPAQPFFNVTWRANRNRVRQGINRAMKKAVQSI, encoded by the coding sequence ATGGTTAATAGCTCCGGATTGAAACTCAAGCTGTCCGCTATCCCAGTCAAGGTCCTTGAGGCTGTCAAGAGCCAGATGGAGGCTTACGCCAATCAGATTGTGGGTGAGATGCGGATGCTTGCCCCAGTTCTCGCTGAGCCTGATCCGCGCCGAACGCCGGGCGCGCTGCGGAATAGCATCGGATGGACTTGGGGGAAGGCGCCAAAGGGGGCAATGACCATTGCTGAGGTCAAAGGCAACAAGATCGAGGGGCTGTTCATTACGATCTATGCCGGGACGCGTAGCAAATCGCTTGGCGGCAATGATGCCTATTATGCTCGATGGGTGGAGTTCGGAACGAAAGGTGCCCCGGCGCAGCCGTTTTTCAATGTCACCTGGCGCGCCAATCGCAACCGGGTCCGTCAGGGCATCAACCGGGCCATGAAGAAGGCCGTCCAATCCATCTGA